One Natronomonas moolapensis 8.8.11 genomic region harbors:
- a CDS encoding O-acetylhomoserine aminocarboxypropyltransferase/cysteine synthase family protein, which translates to MNDEQLGFGTRCLHVGQGPDPTTGAAAPPIYQTSSYEFPDADTAAARYALEDEGNVYSRIANPTVRALEERLASLEGGVDALATASGMGALDAATLVLAEAGDNVVCASSVYGGTHAYLSHTAARRGIEARFVDTLDPEAYAEAIDADTAYVHCETIANPALVTPPFEAIAEVAREAGVPLFVDNTFGTPALCRPLEHGADLVWDSTTKWIHGSGTTLGGILVTDGSFPFAEYPEKYPEIAAPNPAFDGVNFAARFGDRALTMAARQRGTRSLGDQQSPFDAWVTMQGVETLPLRMERHCENAMAIAEYLEAHPAVSWVSYPGLPDHETHDLASEYLEGGYGGMIALGLASGYDAAKRLCEETDLATFLANIGDARTLVVHPASTTHAQLSEAEQRAAGVAPEMIRLSVGIEDVDDILADLDGVL; encoded by the coding sequence ATGAACGACGAGCAGTTGGGCTTCGGGACGCGGTGTCTCCACGTCGGGCAGGGTCCCGACCCGACGACGGGGGCGGCCGCACCACCGATCTATCAGACCTCCTCGTATGAGTTTCCCGACGCCGACACGGCGGCCGCACGATACGCCCTGGAGGACGAGGGAAACGTCTACTCGCGGATTGCGAACCCGACGGTCCGGGCGCTCGAGGAGCGGTTGGCCTCTCTCGAGGGCGGCGTCGACGCCCTCGCGACCGCCTCCGGGATGGGTGCACTCGACGCGGCGACGCTCGTGTTGGCGGAGGCGGGCGACAACGTCGTCTGCGCGTCGTCGGTGTACGGCGGCACCCACGCGTATCTGTCTCACACTGCCGCCCGCCGGGGGATCGAGGCCCGCTTCGTCGACACGCTCGACCCGGAGGCCTACGCCGAGGCGATCGACGCGGACACCGCTTACGTCCACTGCGAGACGATCGCCAACCCCGCCCTCGTGACGCCGCCGTTCGAGGCGATCGCCGAGGTGGCGCGCGAGGCGGGCGTCCCGCTGTTCGTCGACAACACCTTCGGGACGCCGGCGCTGTGTCGGCCGCTCGAACACGGCGCGGATCTCGTCTGGGACTCGACGACCAAGTGGATCCACGGGTCGGGAACGACCCTCGGCGGGATCCTCGTCACCGACGGCTCCTTTCCGTTCGCCGAGTACCCCGAAAAATACCCCGAGATCGCCGCGCCGAACCCCGCCTTCGACGGCGTGAACTTCGCGGCGCGCTTCGGCGACCGGGCGCTGACGATGGCGGCCCGCCAGCGCGGGACCCGGAGCCTCGGCGACCAGCAGTCGCCCTTCGACGCGTGGGTGACGATGCAAGGCGTCGAGACGCTGCCGCTGCGGATGGAACGGCACTGCGAGAACGCGATGGCCATCGCCGAGTACCTCGAGGCCCACCCCGCCGTCTCGTGGGTGTCCTACCCCGGCCTGCCCGACCACGAGACCCACGACCTCGCCTCGGAGTACCTGGAGGGCGGCTACGGCGGCATGATCGCCCTCGGCCTCGCGTCGGGCTACGACGCCGCCAAACGGCTGTGCGAGGAGACCGACCTCGCGACGTTCCTCGCAAACATCGGCGACGCGCGGACGCTCGTCGTCCACCCGGCCTCGACGACGCACGCCCAGTTGAGCGAGGCCGAACAGCGCGCCGCCGGGGTCGCCCCCGAGATGATTCGGCTCTCGGTCGGCATCGAGGACGTCGACGACATCCTCGCGGACCTCGACGGGGTCTTATAA
- the metX gene encoding homoserine O-acetyltransferase MetX — MSDGPETVSLGEFTFECGESIPELEVAYETYGEFTGDNAVLVCHALTGSAHVAGGRRRTDTAGQAHAWWDDIVGPGKAVDTTEYYVVCANVPGSCYGSSGPPTVDPETGEPWGTAFPAVTVGDWTRAQRRLLDHLGVPNLHSVVGGSVGGMNVLEWAKRHPDHLDRAVVVAAAARLDAQCLALDAIAQRAITTDPNWAGGDYYGDDPPTQGLALARQIGHVMYLSKSSMEDKFGRRSAGMDAGRDSFEMDPAAGFFPYREVESYLDYQGEKFAQRFDANAYLYLTRAMDNYDLASGYDGDADALAAFDGEALLVSFTGDWHFTVEQSEALAEAFRATEAAVAHHVVDSEHGHDAFLVEPDRVGPPVADFLESGVAGKAVSDTAEGDEGDEFAPVHNSLFSN, encoded by the coding sequence ATGAGCGACGGCCCGGAGACGGTTTCGCTGGGCGAGTTCACATTCGAGTGCGGGGAGTCGATCCCCGAGTTAGAAGTCGCCTACGAGACCTACGGCGAGTTCACCGGCGACAACGCCGTACTGGTCTGTCACGCACTTACGGGGAGCGCCCACGTCGCGGGGGGACGTCGCCGAACCGACACCGCGGGGCAGGCCCACGCGTGGTGGGACGACATCGTCGGTCCAGGCAAGGCCGTCGATACTACTGAGTACTACGTCGTCTGTGCGAACGTACCGGGGTCGTGTTATGGCTCCTCGGGGCCGCCCACCGTCGATCCCGAGACGGGTGAGCCGTGGGGGACGGCGTTCCCGGCGGTCACGGTCGGCGATTGGACGCGCGCGCAGCGACGCCTGCTCGATCACCTCGGAGTCCCGAACCTCCACTCGGTCGTCGGCGGCTCAGTCGGCGGGATGAACGTCCTCGAGTGGGCCAAACGCCACCCCGATCACCTCGATCGGGCGGTCGTCGTCGCCGCCGCGGCGCGGCTGGACGCCCAGTGTCTCGCGCTCGACGCGATCGCCCAGCGGGCGATCACCACCGATCCGAACTGGGCGGGTGGGGACTACTACGGCGACGACCCGCCGACGCAGGGGCTGGCGCTCGCCCGCCAGATCGGTCACGTGATGTACCTCTCGAAGTCTTCGATGGAGGACAAATTCGGCCGGCGCTCGGCGGGGATGGACGCCGGACGCGACAGCTTCGAGATGGACCCCGCCGCCGGCTTCTTCCCCTACCGGGAGGTCGAGTCCTACCTCGACTACCAAGGCGAGAAGTTCGCCCAGCGCTTCGACGCCAACGCCTATCTGTACCTGACGCGGGCGATGGACAACTACGACCTCGCCTCGGGATACGACGGCGACGCCGACGCGCTGGCGGCCTTCGACGGCGAGGCGCTTCTCGTCTCCTTCACCGGCGATTGGCACTTCACAGTCGAGCAATCGGAGGCGCTGGCGGAGGCGTTCCGGGCGACCGAGGCGGCCGTCGCCCACCACGTCGTCGACTCCGAGCACGGCCACGACGCCTTCCTCGTCGAACCCGACCGTGTCGGCCCGCCCGTCGCCGACTTCCTCGAGTCGGGCGTCGCCGGCAAGGCCGTCTCCGACACGGCCGAGGGCGACGAGGGCGACGAGTTCGCGCCGGTCCACAACAGCCTTTTTTCGAACTGA
- a CDS encoding outer membrane protein assembly factor BamB family protein, which translates to MTRARLDRRTVLVGLAAGGALPSASGAALAQNAAGPTAYVSTRDGRVHAVGTDTGTQRWAFDTDSRAVSAPAVGDGSTYVGSADGNVYSVDAADGTEQWAFDTGRGVRASPVTTGETVFCGSGDGELYAIDAATGEERWAFATGDEIVSTPIVGPEAVYVASMDGSLYAIDRTSGTQQWAYATSIPIPHSPTVAGDAIYVTDNNTNLHAVDLRTGAGNWSYTRVDRSITTPPAVAGGTVYFGTAGGDIHRIDAATGEREWRPYDVFGVPVSPLETADGVIYFGTDNGNIVAFDTGAEENRWRYQTDGDVRSWPAVVDGTVYAGSDDGTFYALDAASGETRWTHRAGAAIRSAPSVARSPGDGFGARSRLLFEPRGAGPEATATPAGEGGGSGGSGGSGGSADTPEPGFAAPIEDQGLFSTGGAALGVGGLGLWWLLRGGDE; encoded by the coding sequence GTGACGCGCGCGCGTCTCGACCGACGCACGGTCCTCGTGGGCCTGGCCGCCGGCGGGGCGCTCCCGTCGGCCTCGGGGGCGGCCCTCGCCCAGAACGCCGCCGGGCCGACGGCGTACGTCAGCACCCGGGACGGTCGCGTCCACGCCGTCGGGACCGACACCGGGACACAGCGGTGGGCGTTCGATACGGACTCGCGCGCCGTCTCCGCCCCGGCCGTCGGGGACGGATCGACGTACGTCGGCTCCGCCGACGGCAACGTGTACAGTGTCGACGCGGCCGACGGAACCGAACAGTGGGCCTTCGACACCGGCCGGGGCGTCCGCGCGTCGCCGGTCACGACCGGCGAGACGGTGTTTTGCGGATCGGGGGACGGGGAGCTGTACGCCATCGACGCGGCGACCGGCGAGGAGCGGTGGGCGTTCGCGACCGGTGACGAGATCGTTTCGACGCCGATCGTCGGGCCGGAGGCGGTGTACGTCGCTTCCATGGACGGCTCGCTGTACGCGATCGACCGGACGAGCGGGACACAGCAGTGGGCGTACGCGACCTCGATTCCGATCCCGCACTCCCCGACCGTCGCCGGCGACGCCATCTACGTCACCGACAACAACACCAACCTGCACGCGGTCGACCTGCGAACCGGCGCGGGGAACTGGTCGTACACCCGGGTGGATCGCTCGATCACCACTCCGCCCGCGGTCGCCGGCGGAACGGTGTACTTCGGCACCGCGGGCGGCGACATCCACCGGATCGACGCCGCGACGGGCGAACGCGAGTGGCGACCCTACGACGTCTTCGGCGTCCCGGTGTCGCCGCTGGAGACCGCCGACGGCGTCATCTACTTCGGCACCGACAACGGCAATATCGTGGCGTTCGATACGGGGGCCGAGGAGAACCGATGGCGGTACCAGACCGACGGCGACGTCCGGTCGTGGCCGGCCGTCGTCGACGGGACGGTGTACGCCGGGAGCGACGACGGGACGTTCTATGCGCTCGACGCCGCCTCGGGCGAGACGCGCTGGACCCACCGCGCCGGGGCGGCCATCCGGTCTGCCCCGAGCGTCGCCCGATCGCCCGGCGACGGCTTCGGCGCGCGTTCACGGCTGCTGTTCGAACCGCGAGGGGCCGGCCCCGAGGCGACGGCGACCCCGGCCGGCGAGGGCGGTGGCTCCGGCGGGTCGGGCGGCTCCGGCGGAAGCGCCGACACGCCGGAACCGGGCTTTGCGGCGCCGATCGAGGATCAGGGGCTGTTCTCCACCGGGGGAGCCGCACTCGGCGTCGGCGGCCTCGGACTGTGGTGGTTGCTCCGGGGCGGCGACGAGTAA
- a CDS encoding O-acetylhomoserine aminocarboxypropyltransferase/cysteine synthase family protein yields the protein MFEKDDLYTNALHAGQQADPATGARAPPIYQTTSYEFEDADHAADLFGLREVGNIYSRIMNPTNAVLEERLAALEGGVAGLATSSGMASFDLATFILASAGDNIVSSSSLYGGTYTYLTHTVERRGVETRFVDTLDYDAYEEAIDEDTAYVHCETIGNPALVTPDIERLADIAHDAGVPLFVDNTFATPALCRPIEHGADIVWNSTTKWIHGSGTTVGGILIDGGSFPWADHADRFPEVAKPNPAYHGINFAETFGDAAFAYAARTRGLRDLGNQQSPFDAWATIQGLESLPMRMERHCENAMAVAEFLDDHPETSWVSYPGLEGHETHAEASEYLDGGYGGMITFGLEDGYEAAKDMVDNVKLASLLANVGDAKTLIIHPASTTHQQLTDEEKQASGVTDDLVRLSVGLEDTDRIIDDLDSAIEAATN from the coding sequence ATGTTCGAGAAGGACGACCTCTACACGAACGCGCTGCACGCCGGCCAGCAGGCCGACCCGGCCACGGGCGCTCGAGCGCCGCCGATCTACCAGACGACGTCCTACGAGTTCGAGGACGCCGACCACGCCGCCGATCTGTTCGGACTCCGCGAGGTCGGCAACATCTACTCGCGCATCATGAACCCGACCAACGCGGTCCTCGAGGAGCGGCTGGCGGCGCTCGAGGGCGGCGTGGCGGGCCTCGCCACCTCGTCGGGGATGGCGTCATTCGATCTGGCGACGTTCATCCTCGCCTCGGCGGGCGACAACATCGTCTCGTCGTCGTCGCTGTACGGGGGCACGTACACGTACCTGACTCACACCGTCGAGCGCCGGGGTGTCGAGACGCGGTTCGTCGACACGCTCGATTACGACGCCTACGAGGAGGCGATCGACGAGGACACGGCCTACGTCCACTGCGAGACGATCGGCAACCCCGCCCTGGTGACGCCCGATATCGAGCGGCTCGCCGATATCGCCCACGACGCCGGCGTCCCGCTGTTCGTCGACAACACGTTCGCGACGCCGGCGCTGTGCCGGCCGATCGAGCACGGCGCGGACATCGTCTGGAACTCGACGACGAAGTGGATCCACGGCTCCGGCACCACCGTCGGCGGCATCCTGATCGACGGGGGGTCGTTCCCGTGGGCCGACCACGCCGATCGGTTTCCCGAGGTGGCAAAGCCCAACCCCGCCTACCACGGGATCAACTTCGCCGAGACGTTCGGCGACGCGGCGTTCGCCTACGCGGCCCGGACGCGCGGGCTTCGTGACCTCGGCAACCAGCAATCGCCCTTCGATGCGTGGGCAACGATCCAGGGGCTCGAGTCGCTGCCGATGCGGATGGAACGGCACTGCGAGAACGCGATGGCCGTCGCGGAGTTCCTCGACGACCACCCCGAAACGTCGTGGGTCAGCTACCCCGGCCTCGAGGGACACGAGACGCACGCGGAGGCAAGCGAGTACCTCGACGGCGGCTACGGGGGTATGATCACCTTCGGGCTGGAGGACGGCTACGAGGCCGCCAAGGATATGGTCGACAACGTCAAACTCGCGAGCCTGCTGGCGAACGTCGGCGACGCGAAGACGCTCATCATCCACCCCGCCTCGACGACGCACCAACAACTCACCGACGAGGAAAAACAGGCCAGCGGCGTCACGGACGACCTCGTTCGGCTCTCGGTCGGGCTGGAGGACACCGACCGCATCATCGATGATCTCGATTCGGCGATCGAGGCGGCGACGAACTGA
- the serB gene encoding phosphoserine phosphatase SerB yields the protein MLIAFDFDGTLSDSEMTVLLGEEAGVAGEIDEITEQAMNDELSYAESLYARADLLDGLDEERVEAAFGRVALRPGTGDVLDALSAAGHHVAILTGGFETGVEQALESTRSSVDTIVANRLPIRNGALTGAAEGPLIEGTKDDALADLAAEVGVDMADTVAVGDGANDLPMLEVAGLAVGYEPKPAVEPHCDVVVSSMVRLRELFEDEGVL from the coding sequence ATGCTCATCGCGTTCGACTTCGACGGGACGCTCTCCGATTCGGAGATGACGGTGTTGCTCGGCGAGGAAGCCGGAGTCGCCGGGGAGATCGACGAGATCACGGAGCAGGCCATGAACGACGAGCTCTCGTACGCCGAGAGCCTCTACGCCCGCGCCGACCTGCTCGACGGGCTCGACGAGGAGCGGGTCGAGGCCGCCTTCGGTCGGGTCGCGTTGCGCCCCGGAACCGGCGACGTCCTCGACGCTCTGTCGGCGGCGGGCCACCACGTCGCCATCCTGACCGGTGGGTTCGAGACCGGCGTCGAGCAGGCGCTCGAATCCACTCGAAGCTCCGTCGACACGATCGTCGCCAACCGGCTGCCGATCCGGAACGGCGCGCTAACCGGCGCGGCCGAGGGACCGCTGATCGAGGGCACGAAGGACGACGCCCTCGCCGACCTCGCCGCCGAGGTGGGCGTCGACATGGCCGACACGGTCGCGGTCGGCGACGGGGCGAACGACCTCCCGATGCTCGAGGTCGCGGGGCTCGCGGTCGGCTACGAGCCGAAGCCGGCCGTCGAGCCTCACTGTGACGTGGTCGTCTCCTCGATGGTCCGGCTGCGGGAACTGTTCGAGGACGAAGGCGTGCTCTGA
- the serA gene encoding phosphoglycerate dehydrogenase has translation MKVLVTDPISDAGLDVLRDTDHEVATAYDAAGETLLDAVADANALIVRSGTEVTRDLLEAAPDLVIVGRAGIGVDNIDIDAATDHGVIVANAPEGNVRAAAEHTVAMAFATARSIPQAHTRLKGGEWAKGEFLGTELNGKTLGVVGLGRVGQEVAKKLDSVGMELIAFDPYISEERAEQLGAELADLETTLERADVLTIHTPLTPETANMIGEAELAEMEGGYVVNCARGGIVDEAALAEAVDDGIVAGAALDVFAEEPLPSDSPLLEVEDVVVTPHLGASTEAAQENVAVSTAEQVLAAFEGEPVMNALNAPSMDESAFPRVEPYIELAETAGKIAVQLLDSRVETVEISYEGDIAEEDVDIVTASALKGVFQPLEWQVNAVNAPRIAEERGIEVSETKRHQAEDFQSLVTVTVGDGDRGIGVCGTLFADDDARIVRVDGYRVDAIPGGQMMVARNTDEPGVIGHIGTVMGKYDVNIAGMFNAREVHGGEALTVYNVDQVVPDAAREELESDERITETKYISLNG, from the coding sequence ATGAAGGTGCTGGTCACGGACCCGATTTCGGATGCTGGGCTCGATGTCCTCCGGGACACCGATCACGAGGTCGCCACGGCCTACGACGCCGCCGGCGAGACACTGCTCGATGCGGTCGCCGACGCGAACGCGCTCATCGTCCGTTCCGGGACGGAGGTGACGCGCGATCTCCTTGAGGCCGCACCGGACCTCGTCATCGTCGGCCGCGCGGGCATCGGCGTGGACAACATCGACATCGACGCGGCGACCGATCACGGCGTCATCGTTGCCAACGCCCCCGAGGGCAACGTGCGGGCGGCCGCCGAACACACCGTCGCGATGGCCTTCGCCACCGCGCGGTCGATACCGCAGGCCCACACCCGACTCAAGGGCGGCGAGTGGGCCAAAGGGGAGTTCCTCGGGACCGAGCTCAACGGCAAGACGCTCGGGGTCGTCGGTCTGGGTCGGGTCGGCCAGGAGGTCGCGAAGAAACTCGACTCGGTCGGGATGGAGCTGATCGCCTTCGATCCCTACATCTCCGAGGAGCGCGCCGAGCAACTCGGCGCCGAACTCGCCGACCTCGAGACGACGCTCGAGCGGGCGGACGTGTTGACGATCCATACGCCGCTGACGCCGGAGACGGCCAACATGATCGGGGAGGCCGAATTGGCCGAGATGGAGGGCGGCTACGTCGTCAACTGCGCCCGCGGCGGCATCGTCGACGAGGCCGCCCTCGCCGAGGCCGTCGACGACGGCATCGTTGCCGGGGCCGCACTCGACGTGTTCGCCGAGGAGCCACTCCCGTCGGACAGCCCGCTTTTGGAGGTCGAGGACGTCGTCGTCACGCCGCATCTGGGCGCGTCGACCGAGGCGGCCCAGGAGAACGTCGCCGTCTCGACGGCCGAGCAGGTGCTCGCCGCCTTCGAAGGCGAACCCGTCATGAACGCCCTGAACGCCCCGTCGATGGACGAGTCGGCGTTCCCCCGCGTCGAACCCTACATCGAACTCGCCGAAACCGCGGGCAAGATCGCGGTCCAGCTTCTCGACAGTCGCGTCGAGACCGTCGAAATCAGCTACGAGGGCGACATCGCCGAGGAGGACGTCGACATCGTCACCGCCTCCGCGCTCAAGGGCGTTTTTCAGCCGCTGGAGTGGCAGGTCAACGCGGTCAACGCCCCCCGGATCGCCGAGGAGCGCGGGATCGAGGTCTCGGAGACGAAACGTCACCAAGCCGAGGACTTCCAGTCGCTCGTCACCGTCACCGTCGGCGATGGCGATCGCGGGATCGGTGTCTGCGGGACGCTGTTCGCCGACGACGACGCCCGCATCGTCAGGGTCGACGGCTACCGCGTCGACGCCATCCCGGGCGGACAGATGATGGTCGCCCGAAACACCGACGAGCCGGGCGTCATCGGCCACATCGGGACCGTGATGGGCAAATACGACGTGAACATCGCCGGTATGTTCAACGCCCGGGAGGTCCACGGCGGCGAGGCGCTGACGGTGTACAACGTCGATCAAGTGGTGCCGGACGCGGCCCGCGAGGAGCTCGAGTCCGACGAACGGATCACGGAGACGAAGTACATCAGCCTGAACGGCTGA
- the prf1 gene encoding peptide chain release factor aRF-1, with amino-acid sequence MSEDGEQSEKQKYEFQKVIEELDDYSGSGTQLVTIYIPEDRLISDVVAHVTQEHSEASNIKSKQTRTAVQDALKSIKDRLKYYDVHPPENGMVLFSGAVDSGGGRTEMVTEVLESPPDPIESFRYHCDSHFLTEPLQEMLGDKGLYGLVVLDRREANVGWLKGKRVEPVKSASSLVPGKQRKGGQSAQRFARLRLEAIDNFYQEVAGMADDLFVPKRHEMDGILVGGPSPTKDEFLDGEYLHHELGDMVLGKFDVSYTDESGLYDLVDAAEDVLAETEVMKDKAEMEEFFEQLHDGGKATYGFDATRQNLMMGSVDRLLISEDLRKAVVTYDCGGREEFELVDNRAETPTHTCENGGEGEAVEREDAIDHLMDLAEQRGSEVKFISTDFEKGEQLLTAFGGIAGILRYSTGV; translated from the coding sequence ATGAGCGAAGACGGCGAGCAGTCCGAGAAACAAAAATACGAGTTCCAGAAGGTCATCGAGGAGCTCGACGACTACTCGGGGTCGGGGACCCAACTCGTCACGATCTACATCCCGGAGGACAGGCTGATAAGCGACGTCGTCGCCCACGTCACCCAAGAGCACAGCGAAGCGTCGAACATCAAATCCAAGCAGACCCGAACCGCGGTCCAGGACGCCCTCAAGAGCATCAAGGATCGCCTGAAATACTACGACGTTCATCCCCCAGAGAACGGGATGGTGCTCTTCTCGGGGGCGGTCGATTCGGGTGGCGGCCGAACGGAGATGGTGACCGAGGTGCTCGAGTCCCCACCCGACCCGATCGAGTCGTTCCGGTATCACTGCGACTCGCACTTTCTGACCGAGCCGCTCCAGGAGATGCTCGGCGACAAGGGCCTCTACGGGCTCGTCGTCCTCGACCGTCGGGAGGCTAACGTCGGCTGGCTGAAGGGCAAACGCGTCGAGCCGGTCAAGTCCGCCTCCTCGCTCGTCCCCGGCAAGCAGCGAAAGGGCGGCCAGTCGGCCCAGCGGTTCGCCCGGCTCCGCCTCGAAGCGATCGACAACTTCTATCAGGAGGTCGCCGGCATGGCCGACGACCTCTTCGTGCCGAAGCGTCACGAGATGGACGGCATCCTGGTCGGCGGTCCCTCGCCGACGAAAGACGAGTTCCTCGACGGCGAGTATCTCCATCACGAACTCGGCGACATGGTGCTCGGGAAGTTCGACGTCTCATACACCGACGAGTCCGGGCTCTATGACCTCGTCGATGCCGCCGAGGACGTCCTCGCCGAGACGGAGGTAATGAAGGACAAAGCCGAGATGGAGGAGTTCTTCGAGCAGCTCCACGACGGCGGGAAGGCGACCTACGGCTTCGATGCGACCAGACAGAACCTCATGATGGGTTCGGTCGACCGGCTCTTGATAAGCGAGGATCTCCGGAAAGCGGTCGTCACCTACGACTGTGGCGGCCGCGAGGAGTTCGAACTCGTCGACAACCGCGCGGAGACGCCGACACACACCTGCGAGAACGGCGGCGAGGGCGAGGCCGTCGAGCGCGAGGACGCCATCGACCACCTCATGGACCTGGCCGAACAGCGCGGCTCGGAGGTGAAGTTCATTTCGACGGACTTCGAGAAGGGCGAACAGTTGCTGACGGCGTTCGGCGGGATCGCCGGTATCCTCCGGTACTCGACCGGCGTCTGA
- a CDS encoding DUF373 family protein has translation MSTLVVYVDRSGEVCHDGPVVGWEAVQALVTDVGLEDPEDSRVNCLLEALHVARDLRDGGEKAVVAVVPGGGDGINSHRAVARGVERLRSEHDLDGAIVVTDSAGDERLVPIIESRVRVDAVDRVVVRQSHDIQSTYYLLKQFLGDEELRGTVLVPIGAALLAFPLLLLFADLAVAVSAIAGVIGLFLLYKGLGVDAFVSTLPLRIKEGLYSGQVSLVTYVVGAGLALIGVFAGGIRAAGMGGGDLLVGLRFLFDSVPWMAAAAMAAATGRLVDGLLGDEGVSSALMNLPFGVVAVGLVVRGFTGYFLERSTAIDPLAVPAVEAGVVSVDGFVVSIWGRLALYVAVGVLVSLVGVGFTSRMTNDRSLEELPE, from the coding sequence GTGAGCACGCTCGTCGTCTACGTCGACCGCAGCGGTGAGGTGTGTCACGACGGCCCCGTCGTCGGGTGGGAGGCCGTCCAGGCGCTCGTGACCGACGTCGGCCTCGAGGATCCCGAGGACAGCCGGGTCAACTGCCTACTGGAAGCCCTCCACGTCGCCCGCGACCTCCGGGACGGGGGCGAGAAGGCGGTCGTGGCGGTCGTTCCCGGCGGTGGCGACGGGATCAACAGCCACCGCGCCGTCGCCCGTGGCGTCGAGCGGCTCCGCTCGGAACACGACCTCGACGGCGCCATCGTCGTGACCGATTCGGCTGGCGACGAGCGCCTCGTCCCCATCATCGAGAGCCGCGTCCGGGTCGACGCGGTCGATCGGGTCGTCGTCCGTCAGTCCCACGACATCCAGTCGACGTACTACCTGCTGAAGCAGTTCCTCGGCGACGAGGAGTTACGTGGGACAGTGTTAGTCCCTATCGGGGCCGCGCTGTTGGCGTTCCCGCTGCTTTTGTTGTTCGCTGACCTCGCGGTGGCGGTATCGGCCATCGCCGGCGTCATCGGCCTGTTCTTGCTTTATAAGGGCCTCGGCGTTGACGCGTTCGTCTCGACGCTGCCCCTGCGGATCAAGGAGGGCCTCTACTCGGGGCAGGTGTCGCTCGTCACCTACGTCGTCGGTGCCGGATTGGCCCTCATCGGCGTCTTCGCCGGCGGGATCCGGGCGGCCGGGATGGGCGGCGGCGATCTGCTCGTCGGCCTGCGGTTTCTCTTCGACAGCGTTCCGTGGATGGCCGCGGCCGCAATGGCGGCGGCGACGGGACGGCTCGTCGACGGCCTCCTCGGCGACGAGGGGGTCTCGAGCGCGCTGATGAACCTTCCGTTCGGCGTCGTCGCCGTCGGGCTCGTCGTCCGTGGCTTCACCGGCTACTTCCTCGAACGGTCCACTGCCATCGACCCGCTCGCCGTTCCAGCCGTAGAGGCCGGCGTGGTCTCCGTCGACGGGTTCGTCGTCTCGATTTGGGGCCGACTCGCGCTCTACGTCGCCGTCGGCGTTCTCGTCAGCCTCGTCGGCGTCGGCTTCACATCGCGAATGACGAACGATCGGTCGCTCGAGGAGCTTCCGGAGTGA
- a CDS encoding diphthine--ammonia ligase: MNPWVSLFSGGKDSSWALYRALQRGAPLERLVTVHPSGDSYMYHVPATELAGLAAESIGIPLVDVRPADFDATADSAEGSGERGDRELEPLEAALEDLAAELGGIGGVTAGAVESSYQTDRIRGMCDRLDAELFAPLWRADPRELADSMLEAGFEITVVRVAAAGLDESWLGRRLDAEAFADLERIGEERGVHLLGEGGEFETLVTDGPHMDRPIRLEYDTEFDGMRGTVRITDAWLGASE; encoded by the coding sequence ATGAACCCGTGGGTGAGCCTCTTTTCGGGCGGGAAAGACTCCTCGTGGGCGCTGTACCGCGCGCTACAGCGCGGAGCGCCCCTCGAGCGATTGGTTACCGTCCACCCGAGCGGCGACTCGTACATGTATCACGTCCCGGCGACCGAACTCGCCGGACTCGCCGCCGAAAGCATCGGCATCCCGCTCGTCGACGTCCGGCCGGCGGACTTCGACGCGACCGCCGACTCCGCGGAGGGGTCGGGCGAGCGCGGCGACCGCGAACTCGAGCCGCTCGAGGCGGCCCTCGAGGACCTCGCCGCGGAACTGGGCGGGATCGGCGGCGTCACTGCCGGTGCTGTCGAGAGCAGCTACCAGACCGATCGGATCCGGGGGATGTGCGACCGCCTCGACGCGGAGCTGTTCGCGCCGCTGTGGCGAGCGGACCCAAGGGAGTTAGCCGACTCGATGCTCGAGGCCGGCTTCGAGATCACCGTCGTCCGGGTCGCGGCGGCGGGGCTCGATGAGTCGTGGCTCGGGCGGCGACTCGACGCCGAGGCGTTTGCGGACCTCGAACGGATCGGCGAGGAACGCGGCGTCCACCTCCTCGGGGAGGGAGGGGAGTTCGAGACGCTCGTCACCGACGGCCCGCACATGGACCGGCCCATCCGGCTCGAGTACGACACCGAGTTCGACGGGATGCGCGGGACGGTGCGAATCACCGACGCGTGGCTCGGCGCCTCCGAATAG